A section of the Neofelis nebulosa isolate mNeoNeb1 chromosome 12, mNeoNeb1.pri, whole genome shotgun sequence genome encodes:
- the AQP7 gene encoding aquaporin-7 isoform X5 yields MVLGEKFGSYLSVNLGFGFGVTMGVHMAGNISGAHMNAALTFTNCALGRMSWKKFPVYILGQFLGSFLASATIYCLFYSAIIQFSGGHLTVTGPTATADIFATYLPEHMTLWRGFLDEVIVTGILQLCLFAITDKENNPALQGTQALVIGILIVVIGLSLGMNTGYAMNPSRDLPPRFFTFIAGWGIQVFRARDWWWVPVVAPLLGAYLGAIVYLVFIGFSIPRRPQILENSMKYEDRRIPVLPKTMSNPPTTLTPVSVSPANRPSVRTVPPLSDSIHLEHF; encoded by the exons ATGGTTCTAGGAGAGAAATTTGGGAGCTACCTCAGTGTCAACTTGGGTTTTGGCTTCGGAGTCACCATGGGAGTGCACATGGCAGGGAACATCTCTG GGGCCCACATGAATGCGGCCTTAACCTTCACCAACTGTGCGCTAGGCCGCATGTCCTGGAAGAAGTTTCCTGTATACATCCTGGGTCAGTTTCTGGGTTCCTTCCTGGCTTCTGCCACCATCTACTGCCTCTTCTACT CAGCCATTATCCAATTTTCGGGTGGACATCTGACAGTGACTGGTCCCACAGCTACCGCTGACATTTTTGCTACCTATCTTCCTGAGCACATGACATTGTGGAGGGGCTTCCTGGATGAG GTAATAGTGACAGGGATACTCCAGCTATGTCTCTTCGCCATCACGGACAAGGAGAACAATCCAGCACTGCAAGGGACACAGGCCCTGGTGATTGGCATCCTCATTGTTGTCATTGGATTATCCCTGGGCATGAACACAGGATATGCCATGAACCCATCCCGAGACCTGCCTCCCCGCTTCTTCACTTTCATTGCTGGCTGGGGTATACAGGTTTTCAG GGCCAGGGACTGGTGGTGGGTGCCAGTTGTGGCACCACTCCTGGGTGCCTACTTAGGTGCTATCGTCTACTTGGTCTTCATTGGCTTCAGCATCCCACGGAGGCCCCAGATACTGGAGAACTCCATGAAATATGAAGACCGCAGAATACCCGTGTTGCCCAAGACCATGTCAAACCCACCTACGACCCTCacccctgtctctgtgtctcctgccAACAGACCTTCAGTCCGGACTGTCCCACCCTTAAGTGACTCCATCCACCTGGAGCACTTCTAA